In Gammaproteobacteria bacterium, the DNA window GCCTAGCATGGACGCCAGGTTGCTCAGCTTAAATTTCATCTCCCTGATCCCCGAGGGCGAAATAACCGGATTCAGTAATAACCACGCATGCGCAGGTCCATAATAAGCCGTTCAATATTTTCGCGCGCCGTTCGTTCATAGCGTTTCTGGAAGAAAGCGGTGAAAAAGAAGGTCGGACGTTCCCGCAACGCCTGTAAAAACCGGACATGGCCCGGATAATACTCGTCATCACTCATATCAGCGCATTCGGCGCGAATCCGGCGCCCGTCACTTTCAAACTGGTCCCAGGGTAGTCCGAAACTGGATAAATCGATATCAACGATGAATTGTTCATCGCGCTGGCTTGGCGGTTCACGGTGAGTCGTGATCATGATTAAATCATGAATATGCTGCTGTAAAATAGCGTTCGTACATCCACTGGCATTTGAGCATTTCTGGAATAATTCGGCGCTGCGCTGCTCATTATCTTTCGCCCCAGGTTCATAAATAGCATCATGGAACCAGATCGCCATCTCCACAGCGCCGGGGTCATCCATCAAGGTCGCTGCTCGATCAAACTCGCGCAAACAGTGCCGGATATGCTCCAGGGTATGGTAGTGACGATGCGACTGGTTGTAGAAATCGATCAGCCGGTCATGAATCGCTTCTGCAACCGCCGGTTTATCCGCATTGACACGGCGCATCCAGAGCGCCGCAAAACGTATTTTCAATTCATTCTGCTTATCAAACCGAGTAGTGGAACCGCAGGGTAAGTTAGATTGTTGAAACATCCCTCGCCTCCCGGGGCAGTCTTCGCGTAACGGCTCTCGCCCTTGCTTACTGCTTGGCTGGCGCCAAAACAAAATTAATGGTGATCGGCCAGGTAATCCTGGATCAACCGCCAAGCCATGCTCATGGGGCTGGGTAAGCCTGGCATCTGATTGGGGACAAACCAGCGGGCCTCCAGGATTTCCCGGCCATCAACCTGTAACTGACCGCTGGCATAATCAGCGGTAAAGGCGATCATTAACGAATGTGGAAATGGCCAGGACTGGCTGGCAAAATAGCGTAAGTTACAAACTTGAATACCGACTTCTTCAGCGACCTCGCGATGGATAGTCTGCTCCAGAGTCTCGCCGGCCTCCACAAATCCGGCCAGCACACTATACATTCCAGGCGCAAAGCGCGGCGCCCGCGCCAGCAAAATTTTGTCATTGTATGTCACTCGCACCATAACAACAGGCGAGAGTCGCGGATAAGCAGCGAGTTGACATGCATGGCAGTAGCGGGCGCGTTCCTCGGCGCGGCGCTCGGTAGGCGTTCCGCACTGGCCGCAGAATTGGTGGTTGCGATCCCATTCAATCAGCTGCAAAGCATGTCCCGCTACCCCGAGCAGGGTTTCGTCCAATCGCGTCCATAAACCGCGCAAGTTCTCAAACGCCCATCCCGGCGGTGGTTCGGCGTTTACCGCTTCGGCAGCGTGACAGGGGCGACCCTGCAAGGTTCCCAGATACAATCGCCGCGTGGGCGGCCATTTGGCAAAGGGCCAAACCGAAGCCAACGGCAGCTCCAGTCCCTGGTCGGCGGAACGCGCCAGCAATTGGCCATGAGCAAATATAAACCACCAAGCCGGTTGTTCGATGTCCGCAGGCGGCAGAATGGCAGGCTGAAAGTTGTCCGGCAAGATCAACATGAGTCAGTCTTTCTGTTCAGGTGAGTTGGATATTCAAACAACGCCCATTATGCTCCGAACAGCTATGGGAAACCACGGCGTGCTATTAACTTATTAATCATAAAAATAAAATTATACTGAATCCATACCTCAACGCCAACATCCCAAGTATTTATTCATGCGCTTCAACGCACAAGTTGATTGAGGTCGAAGATCGGCAATAGAATTGCTAATACGATCACCAGCACCACCCCGCCCATTACCAGAATCAGCACCGGTTCAAAAATCCCTAACAGAGCGGCGATTAAGGTCTCGGTCTCGCGTTCCTGCTGCACCGCCGCCCGCTCCAGCATATTCTCGAGCCGGCCGCTGGCCTCGCCGCTAGCAATCAACTGCACGGTCATGGGCGGAAAATAGCCGCTGTTGCTGATCGCCTTTTGCAAACTGGCCCCTTCCTTCACTCGCGCCGCCGCCTGCTCAACCGCTTCCCGCATCGGTAAATTACTTAACACCTGCGCCGAGATGCGCATCGCTTCCAGCACTGGTACGCCACTGGCCATGAGAATACTGAAGGTGCGGGCGAAGCGGGCGGTATTGGCGCCGCGGGTCAACCGTGCAATCAAGGGTAATTTCAGCAGGGCTTGATGAACCCGTCGTTTGAAACCGATCCGGCGCAGGGCGTAAATCCAACTCACTGCGCCTCCTGCCAGTATTCCCAACACTAGCCAGCCGTATTCGCGCAGGAAATCGCTGAGGGCGATCAATCCCCGGGTCAGCGCCGGCAGCTGCTGGTTAAGACTGCTGAAAACCTGCACAACCTGTGGCACCACGTAGGTCAACAAACCGGCTACGATCAGGACCGCAACCCCGGTTAACAACAACGGATAGAACAACGCCAGTCCGACCTTTTGGCGCATCTGCTGGCGAGCCTCGGTGTAATCAGCCAGCCGTTCGAACACGACGTCTAGATGACCGGATTGCTCCCCAGCGGCGACCGTTGCCCGGTACAGTTCCGGGAACACTTGGGGAAAATCGCCTAGCGCAGTAGCTAAAGCATGTCCTTCCAGCACCCGGGCGCGCACCGCGAGCAACAGGCCGTTCAACCGCGCCCGCTCAGCCTGCCGCGCCACTGCGCCCAAGGCTTCCTCCAGGGGCAGGCCGGAGCCGACCAGAGTCGCCAGTTGCCGCGTAATCAGCGCCAGATCAGTGGGACTGATGCGGGGTTGAAATAACCGCAGACGCCCCGCGCGCTCCTGACTGGCGACTTCTTCAACCCCCAAGGGGTTGAGATTGCGCTCACGCAATAGCTGGCGCGCCATGCGCGGGGTATCGGCCTCGATCAGGCCCTTGCGCTGGCGACCTTTCTGATCAAGCGCGGCGTATTGGAAAGCAGGCATAAAAACGGGAATCCAGTGGGAATTGAAAAATGTCTTTGTGAAATCGGTATAAATTTAAAAAAATAAAAATTCGGCTCACGGGATACTACTACGAATATAAAAAAACTATGTCTGGAACACTACCGGGAAATTACGTTTCCCTTTCGATAAGTTGACAATACCTTTTTGCAACACAACTGCTAAAACCGTGTATCGAAATACGATACACACGTTTGAATTATTCTTTCATGATCATTTAAATTTAAATCTTTCCTAAGCTGGTTTATTTCATTCATAACTTCTATAGTTTTCGAAAGCGCTTTTTTCTCCCAAATATTAATCTCGATATCATGAACGATGTTTCCAATATCAATGGCTTTTTTATCCGTGATCTTATAGTGCTCCAGGAAAGTTTCAAAGGTAGATTTATTATGATATCGTCGGAACTCGGAATCAGGGGTATCAAACGACACACCTTCAGTCAATAATTCCCCTTTCGGGTAAAAACGGATTTTCGCATTTGGCGCGACGAAACGTTGGATCAACCAAATGGAAGCGCATTTATCTGCTTCGAAATTTTCCCATGTGGTAAAAAGCGCTATTTCCTCTGATCTACTCGTACTTGCTATAAGAACAGAACATACTAAAACGACTTTAAAAAAGAGCTTCAAAACGCTTCGACGCACCATGCTAAAAGCTCCTCCGTCGAAAATTGACCAAAAAAATTCCTATCAGCCACGCGCACTATATTTCCTCGATGCATTAAAGTGATATGATCAGCAAGTTTTAACGCCTCCTCTAGATGATGCGTCACATAACATATCGACAGAGATGATTTTTGCTGGGTCTTCATGAGTAACTCCATCATGCTTTGTTTCAGCATGGGATCCAAGCTGCCAAACGGCTCATCCATCAGAAGATAAGCAGGTTCAGCCGCGATGGCTCTAGCCAGAGCGAGCCGTTGTTTTTCTCCACCTGATAGATGTTGTGGAAAACGGTTCTTGTTCTCCAACAAGGATACGGTATACAGCGCTTCATCAACTTTTTGGCGAATCTCCACACGATTGATCTTTTTTCCTTTCAAACCAAAAGCGACATTCTCATATGCCGTCATGTGTGGCCATAGCGCCAAATCTTGGAAAATCATTCCAATTTGCCGTTGATTAGGCAAAACCATCCGATGGTTGGAGCTTACAGTTCGACCCTTGATCCGAATCTCCCCAGAAGTAGGTTGCTCAAAACCCGCTATCAGTCTTAGCAACGTAGTCTTGCCACAGCCTGAAGGGCCTAAGACAACTTCAATAGCATTCGATGGCACGATCATATTGATATGATCCAGTGCTTTTTTAACACCGTAATCCTTGGAAAGATGCTTGATTTCAATCATGTCATTTTCTTGTCAAGCCAAGCAGAAAAACCCAAGAGACTTAGGGAGAACAGCCATTGTAGCACCAGCAAAATCAAGCATAATGCGGCGACGGTCGCTTCAGCGCCATAGTGCATATAGTTGTAGATTTTGATAGGGATCGTCGCCATCCCTGGCGGAAGGACCAGGAGCGTGACGCCTAGTTCGCCCATAGCCAAGACAAAAGAAATAAAAAAACCTGTCAATAGCCCATGGCGAACGAGCGGTAAAATGATTTGCATGATGACCCGATAAGGTCTTGCGCTCATCAGCCACCCCATTTCTTCCAGACTTGGATGGACTTGTTGTAAACTGGCATAGACGGCGCGAAGAGTGAAAGGCACAAAATGAGCTAGATAGGCTAGAAGAATAATTAGGCCACTGCTGTACAGCCAAGTGGTCTCTGGTCTATTCCAAATCTTGATAAGACCCAGTCCTAGCATCATGGGAGGCACAGCAAAAGGTATCTGCGTTAAATATTCCAACCCCACTCTAATTTTTTTTGAGCTTCTCATCATTGCATGGGCAATGAAAAACGCCAAAATCGTCATTGCGCCGGCGCTGACTATCGCCATGAGATAACTGAAGCCGATTTGCTTCCAGGATGTGCTCAGGCTTTGCTGATAGGTTGTCAGTGGGCCGGCCATGTTTAACAGAGCGCCTACCGGCATTAGGACCGATAGACTCATGATCGACAGGCAAACGATTAATGACGGTATCTGTGTTTTCCCTAATCGATAATAATACGCACCACTGAAACCATCCGCGAGGTTGATGTAAGATCGTCCGCGCATGATCCAGACTTGCAGTGTCATCAAAACCATCGTGACGAATAACAAAGGCAGCCCTAGAATGATTGCGGCTCGATGATCGTAAAAAGCACTGAGCTGGATGAAGATTTCAATGGAATAAACTCTAACGCGCAGAATATCCGGTACTCCGAAGTCAATGATTGCAAACACAAAGACGAACAGGGTTCCGGCGATGATATGGGGTAACAGTAGAGGCAAGGTAATAGAGACCAAGGTGCGCCAAGTTCCCTGTTGCAAAAGTGCGGCTTCCTCATAACGGCGCTCCATGCTCTTGAAGCCACTGATGGTTAAGAGGGTGATGAAGGGAGAGTAAGCCAGGCCGAGCACAAAGGAGGCGCCCGGCAGGCCATAAGCGCTGAAGGGGGCTGTTTGCCATCCCAGCACGTTCATGAAGAAGGCGTTGATGACGTTTTCAGGCGCCAGTAAATGACTCCAAACGATGGCTTGTATGTAGGGTGGAATCAGTAGCGGACTCAGATAGGCCAAGCTGAAAAGGGATCGTCCCCAGAGATCGGTTTTCTGGATGAAAAAGGCCAGGGGAACGCCCAAGATCAGCGCGATGCCGCTGGCGCCTCCCGCCAGGAGCAAGCTGTTTTGGAGCAACTGCCATTGCCTTTGCGTCAACAGCAGTTCGCGAAACGGGTTCAGATCCCAGTGGCCATCAACCCTTGTCGCTTCCCAAACCAGTTGACCCAGCGGTAGTAAAACCGCCAGCGCAAAAATCAGCCATGCCAGCCCGGTCACCCAGCGTGGCAGCCGCATGGTTTAGCGGATAAACAAGCTGCGACTGAAACGAGCAGCGCGTTCGAGTTGATCAGCAATCGCCTCGTAATCGACTGACATTGCGTGAATGCGTCTATAAGACGGTACATGAGCCGGTGTTTTTACGTCGGCGCGCACAGGGATTTGCATGGAATCGGCGAACGCCAGTTGGCTTTCCACGTCGCGCGACAATAAATAATCGATCAATTGCTGACCTTCCTTGGGGTGGGGGGCGCCTTCGATCAGCGCTACCGTATTAGGAATCAGCAGCGTACCGATGCCCTCTTGATCGGGAAACGCCATGTCAACGGGTTGGCCAGCTTGGAGAGCGACATAAGCATCGTCGGTATCGGTGAAACCGATGGGGACTTCGCCGCGTACGACGACGTCGCGGGATACTGAATTACCATCGACGATCAGGACATCATTGTCCTTCAAAGCGCGTAAATACTCTTCGGTTTTTTCCGGTCCAAGCGTTGCGTAGAGCGCCGCGACCTGCGTGGCCGTCGTACCGAAGAGCGGATAGGCCAAGGCGACCTTGCCTTTCCATTGTGGCTGAGTCAAGGCAAAGATGGATTGAGGAACCTCTTCTAGTTTGAGGAGCTTGGTGTTGTAGATCAGGACGCGCGCGCGCGCGGCGAAACCGGTCCAATAACCGTCTCGATCTTTGAACTGCGCGGGAATATCGACAGCGGCGGGCGATGAATAGGGCGCTAACACGCCTTTGTCTTTGAGTATCAGGGTGCGGCCTACTTCGGAGTTCCAGAAGACATCGGCTTGAGGGTGATCCTTTTCGGCGATCAACCGGTTGACCAGTCCCGTGGTTTTCGAGGCTTCGACATCGTAAACGGCTTTCACTTGGATACCGGTTCGTTGTTCGAAGGCTTGCAGGATCGGTTCGGAAAACACCTGGTCGAGTGAGGTGTAGATCACCACTTCCGCCGCACCAGCCCAGTGGCTCAGGAGGAAGAGCCATAAACCAAAAGCCTGTTTCATTAGTGAATTCCTGAATTTTTTGTTGAAATCAAGGGGTGGTGGGTTGAACGACCTGCACTTTCCGGCTGGCGACGCCGACCTGTCCCTTGAAGCTGGAAATATTGACGGTGAGTACATGCTCGCCCGGCGGTATCTGTTGCAATTCCCAGCGCCAGTTGAGAGGCAGATAGCCGCGCTCGGCTTCGGCGAAAAAAACCTGGTCGACAAAAAAGATGATCTCGAACTGATCGTTCAGCAGTCGATCCCGGTCCGTCGGGTCTACGTCAACGCGCACGGCAACTGCCTCCTGTATCGCTGGAACAGCGTCCTCTACGGTTTCGCCGAGTTCAGGAAAACTCATGCGGACTTGGGGCGCTCGCGCCCAAGCCGGAGGAACGAGGTTCTCTGGGCGGAGTTGCACGTTGGGGTCCTGTTGGCGGGGGCGGTCAGGTTTTTGCGGGTGGTCTTTGGCGCGGCCCAGCTTGTAATCCCGATAGCTTTCCTGCGTGTTGCCGTAGGCAATGACGGTAAGTTCCGGCAAAGCGACTGTGGTGATGAGCGCGGCAAAGTCTTTCTGTGCATGAAGCTTGATGAGGTGGTCCACGTCATATCCGTCCCAGGATTCGGTGATCGTTCCGGCGGTGCGCGGTTTCCAATCCACCAGCGTTTTCAACAGCGGGCCGTTATGGATGCCCAGCCGCATCAGCACGCGCGACGCGGCGGGTAATCGGTAAAGCACCGTACCATCGTTGTTGAACTGGGCGTTGGTGATGTCGCCGACCGCGCCACCGGAGAAGGTGGTTGGATCGTAAATCGCGCCGGAAGCGGTTTCCAGGGTGAAGGTGTAGGCTTCGTCGGGTACGGGTTGTTGCTGTTCGTCGCGGCCATCCCAGAGAAGTTCGTGCGATCCAGCGGGCTGCTCGACGGCGTCCAGCAGGGTGTGCGCCAAGCCGCCATCCGGGTCGTACACGCGAACCGTTATTTTGTCGGGTTGGGCCAGTTGGTAGGTGAGCTTGACGGGTTGCCCGCGCGTGGGATCAAAGGCGGTGGCGTCCAAGGCAACAGCGCTGAACGTCGGCGCTTCAGTGGAGGCCCAAAGCGGGATGATGATGCTAAGCCATGCGATCAGGCTTACGCCAGATAGCCGAAGAAGCCTTTTGAGGAGCGTTGTATTCATCGCCAGTCTGCATCTCTGAGTTCTTTGTTGCTGCCAGGGCCGAAGGGTTGGTAACGGCGGGGATTGGAGCCGTCAGCATCGATCATCCACAGTTGATGCCGTCCGTCTTCCAGGTGGGTATAGAGGATCGTTTGCCCATCAGGCGACCACGTTGGCCACATTTTACCGTTTGGCCCTGAAGTCAAAAGTTGGGGATGGGCGCCTTCTGCATCGGTGATCCAAATCTCGAATTGACCACTGCGATTGGAGGCAAACGCCAGGGACTGGCCGTTCGGCGACCAGGCCGGGTGGAGGTCTTGCGCATCGCTGAGCAACAGTTGCCGCGCTTTGCCGGTACTCAAGTCCATACGCCACAGGCTTTGCGTGACCTGGACGCCGCCCCGGCGCAAGCCGACGGTGCCTGAAACGGTATAGGCCAGATAGCGACGGTTGGGACTGAGATCGGGGTAATCCAGGCTGCCGGTCTGGGTGATCAGTGGAGTGACGATTTGGCGCGCTGGGTCAATGAGGTAGAGTTCTGAGTCTTCGCCGTTGGCGTCGGTGCGGTAGTGGGCGTAGGCGATCTGGCCGGTGTTGTCCCACCAGGTAGGGCGAGCGCCGTCACCGGCGGGGAGTGGGAGTTTGGCGCAATCCTGATCGGTTTGCACAGGGCAGGTATACAGGCCAGCGCTTTGTATTTCGAAGACGATGGTTTGGTTATCGGGGCTGAGGCTGGGGGCGCTGGCGTCGCCTTGAATGGGTTTAGGGATTGGTCGCGGTGGGGCATCCGGCGTGTCTTGGTAGTAAACCGTCCAAGTCTGATCTTGATCCAGGGCGACAAACGCGATGCCAGCTTGGGCGGGGGACGCAACAACCAAGAGTGTTGCCGCAGCGAATAACCAAGCTAGGCGAATCTTGGCGCGGGGGTTTTCTAGGTTTTGGGGCATCGTTTACGTTGCTTTTTGTTCTGATCGGTGATTGGGTTCATCACAACAAAAAGTGGAAGTACCGCAAGGCGATTAAATCGGCTCATTCATCCGGTTAGACAGGTTACGTTCGGCTAATCATCCTTGTTTCTACATGCTAGCCCAATCTGGTTCAGGAACATCCAGCTTCTCCATTGAAAAGCCAGGTTCGAAAGGGATATCGGTTTCCAGCATTTCCTTGGCTCCAATTTTTAGTGACGCAAGCAACGCCTCACGAGTTTTTTCCTGAGCGTTAACGCCTGGCACGTCGACCAGCCAGCCAATCCACCAGCCTTCCGTTTGTTTGATCACCGCTCTAAATTGCATTGTTCACCTCACAAAAGGAATCCCCAGATCTTTGCAGATCTTTCGAGCCAATTCATCGACAATTTCAGTATGTCGGGGTACCTGCGTTTTATTGCGCCCTAACTGATAAATACTATGACCACTACCCTCACGAAGCAGAAACGCCCCATGAGCGTTCAAGTGTTTGATCAGTTGATTTCTTTTCATAATTCAGGTTATTAGAGCATCGAACGGGCGGCGGGTTACGCTGCGCTAGCCCGCCCTACGTACTATGCACTC includes these proteins:
- the nudC gene encoding NAD(+) diphosphatase is translated as MLILPDNFQPAILPPADIEQPAWWFIFAHGQLLARSADQGLELPLASVWPFAKWPPTRRLYLGTLQGRPCHAAEAVNAEPPPGWAFENLRGLWTRLDETLLGVAGHALQLIEWDRNHQFCGQCGTPTERRAEERARYCHACQLAAYPRLSPVVMVRVTYNDKILLARAPRFAPGMYSVLAGFVEAGETLEQTIHREVAEEVGIQVCNLRYFASQSWPFPHSLMIAFTADYASGQLQVDGREILEARWFVPNQMPGLPSPMSMAWRLIQDYLADHH
- the gspF gene encoding type II secretion system inner membrane protein GspF, with amino-acid sequence MPAFQYAALDQKGRQRKGLIEADTPRMARQLLRERNLNPLGVEEVASQERAGRLRLFQPRISPTDLALITRQLATLVGSGLPLEEALGAVARQAERARLNGLLLAVRARVLEGHALATALGDFPQVFPELYRATVAAGEQSGHLDVVFERLADYTEARQQMRQKVGLALFYPLLLTGVAVLIVAGLLTYVVPQVVQVFSSLNQQLPALTRGLIALSDFLREYGWLVLGILAGGAVSWIYALRRIGFKRRVHQALLKLPLIARLTRGANTARFARTFSILMASGVPVLEAMRISAQVLSNLPMREAVEQAAARVKEGASLQKAISNSGYFPPMTVQLIASGEASGRLENMLERAAVQQERETETLIAALLGIFEPVLILVMGGVVLVIVLAILLPIFDLNQLVR
- a CDS encoding chromate resistance protein, which codes for MVRRSVLKLFFKVVLVCSVLIASTSRSEEIALFTTWENFEADKCASIWLIQRFVAPNAKIRFYPKGELLTEGVSFDTPDSEFRRYHNKSTFETFLEHYKITDKKAIDIGNIVHDIEINIWEKKALSKTIEVMNEINQLRKDLNLNDHERIIQTCVSYFDTRF
- a CDS encoding ABC transporter ATP-binding protein, whose protein sequence is MIEIKHLSKDYGVKKALDHINMIVPSNAIEVVLGPSGCGKTTLLRLIAGFEQPTSGEIRIKGRTVSSNHRMVLPNQRQIGMIFQDLALWPHMTAYENVAFGLKGKKINRVEIRQKVDEALYTVSLLENKNRFPQHLSGGEKQRLALARAIAAEPAYLLMDEPFGSLDPMLKQSMMELLMKTQQKSSLSICYVTHHLEEALKLADHITLMHRGNIVRVADRNFFGQFSTEELLAWCVEAF
- a CDS encoding iron ABC transporter permease; translation: MRLPRWVTGLAWLIFALAVLLPLGQLVWEATRVDGHWDLNPFRELLLTQRQWQLLQNSLLLAGGASGIALILGVPLAFFIQKTDLWGRSLFSLAYLSPLLIPPYIQAIVWSHLLAPENVINAFFMNVLGWQTAPFSAYGLPGASFVLGLAYSPFITLLTISGFKSMERRYEEAALLQQGTWRTLVSITLPLLLPHIIAGTLFVFVFAIIDFGVPDILRVRVYSIEIFIQLSAFYDHRAAIILGLPLLFVTMVLMTLQVWIMRGRSYINLADGFSGAYYYRLGKTQIPSLIVCLSIMSLSVLMPVGALLNMAGPLTTYQQSLSTSWKQIGFSYLMAIVSAGAMTILAFFIAHAMMRSSKKIRVGLEYLTQIPFAVPPMMLGLGLIKIWNRPETTWLYSSGLIILLAYLAHFVPFTLRAVYASLQQVHPSLEEMGWLMSARPYRVIMQIILPLVRHGLLTGFFISFVLAMGELGVTLLVLPPGMATIPIKIYNYMHYGAEATVAALCLILLVLQWLFSLSLLGFSAWLDKKMT
- a CDS encoding extracellular solute-binding protein, giving the protein MKQAFGLWLFLLSHWAGAAEVVIYTSLDQVFSEPILQAFEQRTGIQVKAVYDVEASKTTGLVNRLIAEKDHPQADVFWNSEVGRTLILKDKGVLAPYSSPAAVDIPAQFKDRDGYWTGFAARARVLIYNTKLLKLEEVPQSIFALTQPQWKGKVALAYPLFGTTATQVAALYATLGPEKTEEYLRALKDNDVLIVDGNSVSRDVVVRGEVPIGFTDTDDAYVALQAGQPVDMAFPDQEGIGTLLIPNTVALIEGAPHPKEGQQLIDYLLSRDVESQLAFADSMQIPVRADVKTPAHVPSYRRIHAMSVDYEAIADQLERAARFSRSLFIR
- a CDS encoding PD40 domain-containing protein, whose translation is MPQNLENPRAKIRLAWLFAAATLLVVASPAQAGIAFVALDQDQTWTVYYQDTPDAPPRPIPKPIQGDASAPSLSPDNQTIVFEIQSAGLYTCPVQTDQDCAKLPLPAGDGARPTWWDNTGQIAYAHYRTDANGEDSELYLIDPARQIVTPLITQTGSLDYPDLSPNRRYLAYTVSGTVGLRRGGVQVTQSLWRMDLSTGKARQLLLSDAQDLHPAWSPNGQSLAFASNRSGQFEIWITDAEGAHPQLLTSGPNGKMWPTWSPDGQTILYTHLEDGRHQLWMIDADGSNPRRYQPFGPGSNKELRDADWR
- a CDS encoding type II toxin-antitoxin system HicB family antitoxin, which produces MQFRAVIKQTEGWWIGWLVDVPGVNAQEKTREALLASLKIGAKEMLETDIPFEPGFSMEKLDVPEPDWASM